Proteins encoded by one window of Lycium barbarum isolate Lr01 chromosome 11, ASM1917538v2, whole genome shotgun sequence:
- the LOC132618161 gene encoding uncharacterized protein LOC132618161 → MVIPPAVRPDRVTKYLKPYVLRMHFTNNYVNAQVVHTPTATVAASASTQEKGLRLAMVEAKENTRDVAAAAKIGKLLGERLQAKGVPAISVFFKREQRYHGKVKAVIDSVREAGIELV, encoded by the coding sequence ATGGTGATTCCTCCAGCAGTTAGACCAGACAGAGTGACGAAGTATCTCAAACCTTATGTGCTGAGGATGCACTTCACAAACAATTATGTAAATGCTCAAGTAGTTCACACTCCAACAGCGACAGTGGCTGCTTCTGCAAGCACACAAGAGAAAGGCTTAAGGCTTGCCATGGTAGAAGCAAAAGAAAATACTAGAGATGTTGCTGCTGCTGCAAAAATAGGTAAGTTGTTGGGTGAGCGGTTGCAGGCTAAAGGAGTTCCTGCCATATCTGTTTTCTTTAAGAGAGAACAGAGATACCATGGAAAGGTCAAAGCAGTTATTGATTCAGTGAGAGAAGCAGGCATAGAATTGGTTTGA